The Metallibacterium scheffleri region GCAAACCGACGCTGGTGTCAAGCGCGTGCGCTTCGCCCAGGCCATCATTGCGGCGGGTTCGCAGGCGCTGAAGTTGCCGGGGTTCCCCTGGGACGATGCGCGTGTGATGGACTCCACCGACGCGCTGGCGCTGGCCGATATGCCCAAATCGCTGCTGGTGGTCGGCGGCGGCATCATCGGCCTGGAAATGGCCTGCGTGTATGCCGCCCTGGGCAGCGCGGTGACCGTGGTCGAGCTGGCCGAGCAGTTGATGCCGGGCTGCGATGCTGATCTGGTCAAGCCGCTGCAGCAGCGTCTGGGCAAGCGTCTGGCCGGCATTCATCTGCAGACCAAGGTCGCGCGCGCCACCGCGCAGAAGGATGGCATCCACGTCGTGTTCGAGGGTGCATCGAAGCCGGCGCGTGACGTGTTCGACCGCGTGCTCGTGGCGGTGGGTCGCGTGCCCAACGGCAAACGCATCGGCGCCGAAGCGGCGGGCATCGCCGTCGATGCGCGCGGCTATATCGCCGTGGATGCGCAGATGCGCAGCAACGTGCCGCACATCTTCGCCATCGGCGACATCGTCGGCAATCCGATGCTGGCGCACAAGGCCACGCACGAAGCCAAGCTGGCCGCCGAGGTCGCCGCCGGCGAGAAGCGCGAGTGGCTGGCGCGGGTGATCCCCTCGGTGGCCTATACCGACCCGGAAATCGCCTGGGTCGGCGTGAGCGAGCGCGAGGCGAAGGAGAAGGGCTTGGCCATCGAAGTGGCGCGCTTCCCCTGGGCGGCATCCGGGCGCGCGCTGGGCATGGATCGCAGCGAGGGCTTCAGCAAGCTGATCTTCGATGCGCAAACCAGGCGCGTGGTCGGCGGCGGCATCGTCGGCGTGCATGCCGGCGATCTGATCGCCGAGGTGGCGCTGGCGATCGAGATGGGCGCCGAGGCCGCCGACATCGGCCACACCATCCATCCGCACCCGACGCTCAGTGAAACCGTGGCCATGGCCGCCGAGATCATGGATGGCAGCATCACCGATCTGATCCCGTCCAGGAAGCGCTGAATGCGCGGTTGCGGCAACAGTGTGTCTGCGCGCCGGCGCTGGTGCCGGCACGCGCTGCCCGCACATCCGGCAAGGCGTCCGATACGCATTGAGTCTTTTTGATTGTCTCTCTTCCCGCACAAGGAAATCCCATGAAACTTTACTTTTCCCCCGGCGCCTGTTCGCTGTCGCCGCATATCGTGTTGCACGAGCTGGGTCTGCCGTTCGAGGCCGTGCAGGTCGATCTGAAGTCCAAGCGACTGAAGGACGGCGCGGACTTCTGGAAGATCAATCCCAAGGGTTACGTGCCGACGCTGCAGCTCGACGACGGCGCCATTCTCACCGAGGGTCCGGCGATCGTGCAGTATCTGGCCGACCAGAAGCCCACGGCCGGACTCGCGCCCGCCAATGGCACCTTCGCGCGCTATCGCCTGCAGGAATGGCTGAATTTCATCTCCACCGAGCTGCACAAGCAGTTCAGCCCATTGTTCAATCCAGCTTCGACCGATGCCGTGAAGCAGGCGCAGCAGGAGCGTCTGGCCGAGCGTTTCCGCGAGATCGTCGCCGCCATGGGCGCCGCGCCGTATCTGCTGGGCGACCAGTTCACCGTGGCCGACGCCTACCTGTACACGGTGCTGACCTGGGCCGGGATCGTCGGGGTCGATCTGGCGCCGTACCCGGCCCTGCAGGCGTTCATGAAACGCGTCGAGGCGCGTCCTGCAGTGAAGGCCACGCTGGCCGCCGAGCGCGCGGCCAAGAAAAATTGAGCAGCGCGATCTGAGCGCCGGTATCGCGATCAAGGCGACACGAAAGCGACGTCGCTGCGGGCGTCGCTTTTCTCATGTCATGGCGATGGCGTGGCGGGTGACGCTCAGGTGCCCTGGCCGGCGGGTGGCGCCACCGCGCCCACGGTTTCGTAGTGGCGCACCAAGCCCTCTTGGTCGAGCAGGTATTGCGCTTCCTCGGCGGTATACACGGCCTGCTGCGGATCGCCGCCCACCCAGGCGCGGATGGCATCCATGGATTCCCACAGGGTCAGCACCACGAACTCGGCATGCTCGCCCTGATAGCGGCGCAACACCCAGCCGCCACGCTGGCCCGCCTTGCCGGCCAGGCCAGGCAGCGCCACGTTGTTGAGGAATGTGAGATAAGCATCGGCCGTGTCCTTGTGCGTGATGCCCCTCCAGACGCGCGCGATCATGTCTCGTCCCCTGTTGCAACCGGCCCGCCTGCGGCCGACGTGCGCAGCTTAGCAGGCCGCTCGCGTGCCGCTGCCGCGTGCGCCAATTGGCCAGCGACCTTGAAGCGATTGAGCGATTGCAGCCACAGCTCGTGCTGCGCGGCCTCGCTGGCGCTGTCGGGGATGCGATTGAACGGAATGCGCATCGGTGCGGCGTCGTGGCGGATCGCCGCGCTGAGGCCGCCGAAGTACACCGCGTTGTGGCCGAAGCGCGCGTTGATGCGATCAATGGTCGTGTCCAGTGCATTGGTCTTCGCCGGCGCCGCGAAGAGATCCGGTGCGGCGTCCGCCGGATCGCTGAGATGGTGCAAGGTCACACTCAGTGCCAGCGGTCGCGCGCCGCGCGGGCCGGGCAGTGCGGGCTGCGCCGGATCATCGAGCAGCGTACGCAATTCGCGCAGCAGCGTTGCCGTGGAGGCCGTGTCCGCGAAGCGCGCATCGCGCTCCCAGCGCGGGCGTGCGCCGGTGTAACGCACGCGCACCGCCAGCGCGCCGGCGTGCAGGCCCAGGCGGCGCAAGCGCAGCGCCGCCTTGCTCAGCAGTTTTTGCAGCACCGCGCGTGCGCCTTGCGCGTTGCGCAACTCAGGGCCAAGCACGTGCGAATGGCCCACCGAGCTGCGCACGCTCGGTCGCTCACCCAGCCAGGCGCCGTGCAGCAGCGCGTGGAAGCGCTCACCCTCGACGCCGCCCCAGACGCGGCGCAACGCGGCGGCATCGGCGGCGGTCAGTTGCGCCACGCTGCGGATGCCGTGACGCAGCAGACGCCGCTCCAGCGCCGGGCCGATGCCGCACAGATCGCGCAGCGCCAGCGCATGCAGCGCCTGCGGCAGGTCGCCGGCCTCGAGCACGGTGAGGCCGTCGGGCTTGCGCATGTCGGCCGCGGTCTTGGCCAGGAAGGCGTTGGGCGCGATGCCGATCGAGCAGCGGATGAATTCGGCTGCGCCCGCGATTTCGCGCTTGATCGCGCGCGCCATTGCCTCGGCCTTGTCACGCCGCCGCTCGCTGCCGATCAGCTCGCAATCCACCTCGTCGATCGAGCCGATATGGCTGATCGGCAGCACGCGTCCGATGATTTCCAGCAGGCGGTGATGCCATTCCACATAGAGCGCCGGCCGTGCCAGGCACAGCACCAGCCCGGGACACAACGCGCGCGCATCGCTGACGCGCGTGCCGGTGCGGATGCCACAGGCCTTGGCGCTGTAGCTGGCGGCGATGCAGCAGGTCGAATCGGCCAGCACCGGGACCACGGCCACCGGGCGATCGCGCAACTCCGGCCGCACCTCCTGCTCGACCGAGGCGAAGTAGCTGTTGAAATCGACGAACAGGCTGCGCAGCGTCATCGGCGGCCTCCGCGTGGGGCGGGTAGTACAGCCTACTGCAGTCGCAGCGGCCAAGACGCCATGCAGCTTGCCCGGGTCCATGGCGGAGGGCATGCTGTGCCGGCCATGCGTGGGGCATGGCGTCCAATGACAAGGGGATGCACATGAATGATTTCGGTGCCCTGACGGGCATGGGTTTTGGGGTCGCGCTGATCGGCGGGCTGGTCGGGCTGGTGATCACGGTCTTGCTTGGCGCGCTGATCCTCATGTTCGCCTACAAACTGGTGGTGAAATCCAGTCCGGGTTATGGCCAGGCCGTGATCACGATGCTGGCCGTGGTCGGCGCCGCGATCGTGATTCACATCGTTCTTGGCTTGGTGCTGTTCTGGCTTGGCATGCTGGCGGGCCTGATCATTTTCATCGCCGATTTCCTGGTGACTGCCTGGCTGATCCAGAAGCTGATGAAATCGCCCATGAGTGGTGAAATCAGTTACGGTCAGGCGTGTCTCGTGGTGGTGGTCGACTGGTTGATCTGGCTGGCCATTGCCGTTGTGATGTGGGTCATCGGCATGGTGATCGGTTTCTCATTCATGCATGGAATGATGCACTGACGCTGCAGCCAGTGGCCGGGCGGCGCCTGGCGCGCCGTCCGGCCACCACGAACACTGGAATCAGGTTGCAATCACTGCTGCTGCCATGGCTGGGTGCATGGGCGAGCCTGGGTCCCGCCGGCGCCGTGCTGGCCGCGGCGCTGGCCTGGCTGCTGGCCACGCTGTTGCTGATGCTGGCGGTGCGCGTGGTGCTGGGGTTCTGGGCAGCGCCGGGACGCAGTGCATTGATCGTGTTGCTGGCGCTGGGGTTGACCGCGCTGCTGCTGCTGGCCTGGAATCTGGGCACGGCGCTGATGGGCAGCGTCGATCCGCTGCATTGGCATGTCGGGCTGAGTGTGCTGTTGCTGGCGCTGGCGCTGCTGGCGCAGTTGTGGGTACTCAGCCACTGGCTGGTGCTGCCCTCGGCGCGCGCACCCGGCGTCCCGGGCATGCTTGGCGTGGTGCTGCTGTTCTGGGTGCTGCTGATCGTGGCGATCTCGGCGCTGGGGTTGGCGCTGGGTCTGCCGGTGCCGCGCCCCTGACGCGCAGTGTCAGTAGGCGATGCGCGCGCGCGCGAGCAGCTTGCCGAGCAGCCAGGCCGGGCCGATCAGCAGATAAGCCAGATCGGTCAGAAACGAAGGGCGACGGCCTTCGAGTGTGTGGCCGATAAATTGCCCGATCCATGCGATCACGAACAGCACGCCGGCGAGCACCAGCAGATGCATGGCGCCGAGCGCGGCATAAGCGAGGTGCGCGATGAAGCCGAACACCACGAACACGGCCAGCATGCCCAGGCCGATCACGCGCGACAGCCGCCAGTAGAACGTCCACGCCAGGAACATCGCCACGCCCGCCCACAGGCCGGGTTGCGCAAAGGCGCGGGGTACCGGGATCACCCACAGCGCGGCGATCACGCACCACAGGATCAACGGCACGCAGACCCAGTGGATGGCGCAGTTGCGCGCATCGCGATGATCGTTGCCGTAGTTCTCGAACCACTGCTGCACATCGCGCATGGCATCACCCTCCACGAGATCGACGCCGCCCGGAACAGCCGGTACGGCGCCAGATCATACGAGAAGCGATGGGCAGACACGTTGCCGAGCTTGCGAGCCGCCGACCACGGTGGCCGGTTGCCGACGGGAAGGGGCAGGCTGCCGTCCACGTCGAAGCCATGCTAGGCCGTGAGCTTGTGCAAGGCCTCCGCATATTTGGCGCGTGTTTTCGCGATGACCTCGGGCGGAATGTGCGGACCGGGTGCCTGCTTGTTCCAGTGCTGCGTTTCCAAATAGTCGCGCA contains the following coding sequences:
- the lpdA gene encoding dihydrolipoyl dehydrogenase — encoded protein: MASTIEIKVPDIGNYHDVPVIELLVKPGDTVTRDQGLVTLESDKATMEVPAPAAGVVKELKVKLGDAVSEGTLVALIEAAASVAAVAAPPEPPKAAGSTPATRPAAVAAPATIAPAPGAVDGRTPDMECALLVLGAGPGGYTAAFRAADLGLDVVLVERYASLGGVCLNVGCIPSKALLHTAEVIAEAEAMAAHGVSFGTPRLDLDKLRAFKDGVVGKLTGGLAGMAKQRKVRVLQGVGMFVAPHELDVQTDAGVKRVRFAQAIIAAGSQALKLPGFPWDDARVMDSTDALALADMPKSLLVVGGGIIGLEMACVYAALGSAVTVVELAEQLMPGCDADLVKPLQQRLGKRLAGIHLQTKVARATAQKDGIHVVFEGASKPARDVFDRVLVAVGRVPNGKRIGAEAAGIAVDARGYIAVDAQMRSNVPHIFAIGDIVGNPMLAHKATHEAKLAAEVAAGEKREWLARVIPSVAYTDPEIAWVGVSEREAKEKGLAIEVARFPWAASGRALGMDRSEGFSKLIFDAQTRRVVGGGIVGVHAGDLIAEVALAIEMGAEAADIGHTIHPHPTLSETVAMAAEIMDGSITDLIPSRKR
- the gstA gene encoding glutathione transferase GstA, whose product is MKLYFSPGACSLSPHIVLHELGLPFEAVQVDLKSKRLKDGADFWKINPKGYVPTLQLDDGAILTEGPAIVQYLADQKPTAGLAPANGTFARYRLQEWLNFISTELHKQFSPLFNPASTDAVKQAQQERLAERFREIVAAMGAAPYLLGDQFTVADAYLYTVLTWAGIVGVDLAPYPALQAFMKRVEARPAVKATLAAERAAKKN
- a CDS encoding antibiotic biosynthesis monooxygenase family protein, coding for MIARVWRGITHKDTADAYLTFLNNVALPGLAGKAGQRGGWVLRRYQGEHAEFVVLTLWESMDAIRAWVGGDPQQAVYTAEEAQYLLDQEGLVRHYETVGAVAPPAGQGT
- a CDS encoding DNA polymerase Y family protein, whose product is MTLRSLFVDFNSYFASVEQEVRPELRDRPVAVVPVLADSTCCIAASYSAKACGIRTGTRVSDARALCPGLVLCLARPALYVEWHHRLLEIIGRVLPISHIGSIDEVDCELIGSERRRDKAEAMARAIKREIAGAAEFIRCSIGIAPNAFLAKTAADMRKPDGLTVLEAGDLPQALHALALRDLCGIGPALERRLLRHGIRSVAQLTAADAAALRRVWGGVEGERFHALLHGAWLGERPSVRSSVGHSHVLGPELRNAQGARAVLQKLLSKAALRLRRLGLHAGALAVRVRYTGARPRWERDARFADTASTATLLRELRTLLDDPAQPALPGPRGARPLALSVTLHHLSDPADAAPDLFAAPAKTNALDTTIDRINARFGHNAVYFGGLSAAIRHDAAPMRIPFNRIPDSASEAAQHELWLQSLNRFKVAGQLAHAAAARERPAKLRTSAAGGPVATGDET
- a CDS encoding DUF962 domain-containing protein, whose translation is MRDVQQWFENYGNDHRDARNCAIHWVCVPLILWCVIAALWVIPVPRAFAQPGLWAGVAMFLAWTFYWRLSRVIGLGMLAVFVVFGFIAHLAYAALGAMHLLVLAGVLFVIAWIGQFIGHTLEGRRPSFLTDLAYLLIGPAWLLGKLLARARIAY